TGGTTCAAGATGACAAAAGACAAAATACCCAAGGGCTGACATGCACATTGAATGCCAGTCCAAGAGCATGATGATTAAAGATAAAAAGGCCAAGTAATTTAGAACTCTACTTTTATCCAGTATCAGCCTGTGACATGGACTGATTCTAAGAACCAATTGGGGGTTTTCTAAGACATGTGAACTTGGCTTTCTGCAGCTGTGGCATGTCCCTTAGTCAAAGCAACTAGGCCCCTGCTGAGCTCTAATTCGTAATGAGATGGAATGTATTGTCCTTGATACTCCCATGATCCCATTGCACCTGGGTCCTGCAAACAAAGTCCAAGCTTATCTCTCTGGGAATTGCTTGctctgagttttttttttaagttttccagGATTCTCTTTAGAAGCCTGATAAGGAAGAGATGCTGGAAGCAGACTTTGGGAAATAAGCTAGGAataggccagtttcttgacaaaAGGATAAAGCATTTCATTGAAATGGTCAAATATAAGCACACCCTTTTGAATATTACAGCACCCCACCTATATTAATAATATGTATTTGGCTAACTTCTCAGTACAGTAGCAAACCTATGACTGGGCTGTTCCGCTTTTGGCTACAGGTGGGATCAGGTGCACTCCATCACAAAAAGAAAGAGGGACACAATCCCTTAATGAATTATTAAGTATGCAAAATTTGCAGCCTCATGCATACAACTGAAAAGTAGCAATGAATCTTgagagaaataaattaaattgatGACATTTGTATCCTTCCTGGCTAAGGATGTGCATAACAAAAAATGAAGTGAAATCACACGCAGAACTTGGTGGTTCATCTCATTAAATCAGtttctggaacactgaaccaaatctgagaaacaaAGCTGTAACGACTCCCCTCTGCCTCTGCCAAaaagtgtgtgttttgttttgataCTTACCTTGCAGAGGCTGCAGAGGCAGTCCAGGgctgtctggcagcatcttgttttccttaactgcAAGTCTGCAtgcacatgcaaccaattggctccaaagggagAGAGAACTCTTAGTGTTAACTCCGTTGGTGAGAAGGGGATGTGCCTGgtatgcatgagtgcatttttttcagcgcttcctgggcaatggaatAATGGCATAGATATTGAGTGTcttgtagggatcaaaggtttgcttagCACCAGGGAAGGGAGCAGCAGAAAGCATGGTGCCATCAGCACCAGTGTTGCCTTTGCCATCCATTTCTTTGTGCTTTTACGCACAATGCAAAGAAAGGCCAGCCTAGCAACATCCATGTGGGCACGTGCACACACTTGGGCTTGAGGAGAGAGGGGTCTCCTTCATCGTATGAGCCCccggctgccacaaaggctcctGTTATTTAGAttatggtgaaaattggaaagaaaaagtaattattaaaggaggaggtcccaggcatgtagAGCTGGTTCATGACCATCCATTGGCCTCTGCTGCCGCCGTCCACTTAGGTGTCATGGTACCAGGGCCAGTCACTGTCACTTAAGAAGccctccaaagatagtgggtcaAGGAGTATCAGGAGGAATTTCATTTGGTCCAGAAAGCTTTCAGACTTTtggggcttctctgattaaaatattaacccagcattaaatgacggggaggtagcaggtgtgtgcattgcacatgcatgcactccaaagtctttccagatcagtattccatgtggaaggaccgatctggtcagattttttttctttctgcttgtctCCTGGTgagttctcttttttccttttcatttaaCTCTGGGCTAACggtttagtcagaaagggagactggcagccagcaacctgtccagtctcccacttttactagtaaaagataggggtgggggaagagggcCATCCTCTTTCTACTTCCATTCCCATGAAGGAAAACccaacatctagccctccctttctctgCGTTTTTACACGCAGTGCAAAGACAGGTTGGCAGCCAGCGGGTTTAAAAAGGGAGTctcgggctgctgcaaagcagattagggtgagacAGATTcgcccctcatcatgggaactacaaagcacaaggaaacatggcataacagcaggactcaaaggtaacatttattggctttgtcactaaagtaggaatgttttttgttttttttttaattgatgtaCTGTGCCAGGCTGGTTGGCAATGCAGCACTCTCCTGTTTGCGTGCCATGCTTGTCCCGCTTGTTTCCTGCCGTTGGTGTGCACCTAGCGACTGCCAGCATTCacctttggggtccattgttgtgtgagttttcatgtgattgaggagaaaatcattGGATCGACAGTGTTTGCATACATGTGCAGCTGACCAGCACTCACCTTGATATGTGCCTTCCCCATTCCTTGTagtccataaacacagaaacCCATTGTTGCTTGCTCTCAAACTAAGTGAGTTGATggtgtgcaaaaacagctaccccagaGCTTCACCCCCTTGTAAAGAAGagcatgtgtttgtgcatgtgagaCGAACATATGCGcaaggggctgaaactcatgaaacaaGAAAACCAAATGGATCCATTCCAAGCCAGCACcaccccagccagaacaaaccaataatgagaCGCAGTTGTTCTGTAATccctgaaacagaaactttctggATGCACAGCAAGATGATTTTTCTTGCAATGTTGTAAAGCACAAGTAGCTGTAGGTCACCTGTTAATTTTACTGCTGATCAGGAATGTAGTCAAATATATACTCTCTCTTTCAAAACATCTTGCTCATATTCCAAATGTGAGTGAGCATGGAGAAACAATCTTGCAGCTGTGGAGAAGTAGTCCTGCAATACACTGCTTACTGAGAGGTTCTAGTCTAAGCATTATTTGCACTTAACTGTCCTTAGAGGACTAACTAGATTTCATTCTTTTCCCAAGGGTAAATAGATCACTGAGGGATGCAGCAATTCCTAATTCAGTTACCTCTTTGCATGCAAGGAATTGCAGAAGAAATGGTGAAGAATGGCATGATAGCAAAGTGGCCTTAATGACATGTGAATTTCTCCTGCAGGGTGTAGCTGGAAATCCTGTGGTGAAATCAGTACTTGATAAAACCAAACATTCTGTAGAGAGCATGATCACAACACTGGATCCTGGCATGGCTCCTTATATCAGTAAGTGAAGACTAACAAGAACTATTATGGTATTTGGAAATCCAAATTGTATGAGTGGCTGTCGGCAGTGAGTAGCTGTCTCCATACTTTGCTGAAAATGATTGGTTGGAAACTACAGCATGTGGACATGCTCTTGATAAAGAGCAGAGATAGATAAAGGGCATCAAAACAAGATTACGAGTTAGCATTTCGTTGGGCGTAAGGCGCTGGACAACCAACACTAATATCTTCATTGATCTGTAAAACAGAATGGAGAGGTCAGCATCTCTAAAATAAATTGGCAAACGTTGAACTTACCTCCTTGGACTAGGAGACTCGTAGCCACCCAGCACAGTTTACTCCAGgtttctgccaaaaaaaaaaaaggcaagcgAACAAATGTTGATTGGACTTTACAGCCACAAGATTTTGTATATATGATTGGAACTCAAAGGGTGAATGTTGGTGATAGACGATCATATCAGAGAAACACGACCTGAGGCGTCCCTCAAGGATTCAGCCTTTCACTGATCCCCCTTAACATTCAGGTGCATCCTTTGGTGGAGATCATCCTGGAGGCTTGGGGTTGGCTGTCACCAGTATGCATGTGATACCCAACTATACATCTCCTTATCCAAGCCACAATAACAGTGGTCTTGGTGCTAAATCAGTGCTGGAAAGTGGTGGTCATGTGGTTAAAAGAGAACAAGGACAACAGAGGTGATGCTGGTAGGGAAGGCCAGTTGTACAAACCAATCTAACTTGGTTGGGTGACAGCCCAGTTCTCTGACTTAGTGAAAAGCTTGGGAGTAATATTGGATCCAACTGCTCTCTTTAGAAAAGTAAGTTGGGGAAGTGGTTAGGATTGTTTTCTATTATAGATGTTGTAAACCGCCTCGAGCACTAAATATGGCGAAGAGGCACAAGTTCAGTAAAATAAATTAACTACATACAAATGCACCAGGTGACTCCTGTGTTGATTGTTCTGATCTTGCTGTGCTGATCCATGCCACTGTAACCTTGTAATGCATGCTATGAGGGGCTGCCCCTGAaaactgtttggaaacttcagttggtacagaatactgtCGGTAGATTACTGGCTGGTTTATGCTGGTGTGATCATATAACACTTGGGCTTGGCAGCTTCACTGGCTACCTATTTGTTTCTGGGAACAATTCAGTGTGTTggctgcagaaaagagcaagagtccagtagcacctataagacttaacaaaatttgtggtaggttatgagctttcgtgagtcacagctcacttctttagataccaaggttgatggatttccatttGGTATGgctaaatgtggtgccttccatggagatagatcatgCTTGCTCTTATTTTcacaaagtggggggagggggcaatcaAGTGGGTGCACAAATATTTGGCTCTTCTTCAAAAGATGTCACCATTAGTAATTTGTGCTGTGGTCCTCCATCCACTTGTTgagtgttttgctgtggggagaaAAAAAGACCACAGTTTTCCAGGAAGAACTTGACTCagctctgtgtctctgtctgtgagATGGTTTTAATATGCATATTCTTTTACAGAATCAGGAGGAGAGTTAGACATTGTTGTCACTTCTGCAAAAGAGGTCAAAGTTGCAGCTGTAAGAGATGCTTTTCAAGAAGTTTTTGGAATGGCCACAGTTACAGGAGAAGCCGGACAGTCCAACATTGCACCGCAACCTGTTGGCTATGCAGCTGGGTTGAAAGTGAGTAACCATCGTATGAAAAGTCTGATAGGAAAATGTCTCATAGGATTCTGAGAGCATTGTGATAAAAAGAATACCATTTTGGTCCACAATCACCTCCATCATTTCCACCATCTTTTAGAGAAGATCTTCTCTTGTAGCATGACCAGATTTTAAAATGTGCCAAAATGTTTTAAAGCGCTGTCAGAAGTAATTCATCTTTTATTTCGTTTTGGGAGAGGGGAAGTTGGATCCAGCGATTTGTCTGCAGAAGGTTTTCATAGGTATGGATCTTCCCTGCTCTCCCCTCCCCGTCAACCCTGGTGAAGTTATTCCTAGGCTAGACTAATAGCCATGGGGGTTAGGAGGCTGCAGAAGCACCTATCTTGGTGCTCCTATCAACGGAGCTCCACTGGTGGAAGAGAAATGAAGTGATTTTTGCACGCTTTTCTCTCTTTGTTGTATCCCATTGACCTGTATGGCTATTATGCCACACACATCCTGCTATTCTGAGAATAAATTTCCCCAGAATCAGAAATGGCTGCCTGGGGGTGGTGATGGTGAAAGGAAAACAATGGATGATCCTTGTGCTAGATGCAATCCACTGGTTTTCTTTTCAGCTTCCTTTGGTATTGCCTTTCCCTTGATGGCAATTTTCATCTCTTCAATGCTATGTTCAATCCAATTCTTACTGactgtattcatttcatttagGGAGCACAAGAACGAATTGACAGCTTGCGCAGGACAGGAGTGATTCACGAGAAACAGCCTGCTGTATCTGTTGAAAATTTTATTGCCGAACTGCTTCCTGACAAGTGAGACACTTTAATGTGTTCCTCAGAATAAAAGTACGCTCTGTATTGCATCTCTGGGGCAGAGAAAGAGTGGATACTGCTCAGCATTCTACACACTGGAGAGGAAAAAGAATTGTCATCTGCCTGTGGCAGATACCTGGTAGTTTTTGCTTTGCTATCTTGCACCACTTCCCTTGGTGCTTTAAATCTGACAGGGTTTGCCTAGCCTATAGTTAAACATTACGATATACAGATTGGTATTTACACATTGCATGGGCTTATTTGTGACACAGAACAAGATCTAATTCAAAAAGTACAAAAGGTTTGAGTTAACAGAAAAAACCAAATAGGGCACTTGTCTAGATTTTAAAATGGATAAGCTCTAACAATAGATTAATTAAGAACTGAACTCTTGGATCTCTGTGTTAAGAGTTCCTTTACTTTGTGAAACTCCTTGCTGGTACACATGTTATGTCTTTTATGTTATAATGAGTTAGAATGCTGGCTTTTAAGAGTGTATTCTCAGAAATAAGTCTCATTgagttcagtgggatttactggCCTCTAAGTATTTAGGAATGAGAGACTGCAGCCTTAAGaatcagaatcctactgaagtctattCAGTGGGGACTTAAtctcaggaaagtattcttaaaaTTGCActataaggctgcaatcctaaggatactTTCCTAGAACTAAGCCCACTTGTTGCGACCCCCTTTCTGTCGTCTAGTTAGATTTTGCCTGTAACCCTCTTCCTACACCCTCAAGGGATATTGCAGCCagcaggaattatattccaaaatagttaatttaaatttctgctttaataatgtgcccaagtgtcaggctcctttgtggggctatgtggccctgaggataggaaggGGATaaaggaataacatatactctgatgaacaaaaaacaaaagaaacgcttatttttacaagaagtgtattggtttcacactattacttaagcttgatgatttcaaagatagttatcagttcttaaagtttcctcacataggctcagtcacataGATATATTTAactttctcaggcacacacacaatttgcctgcttCCAATAGATCAATCTCTTGCTCAaatatacataaactttctctcacagatgcacacacagtttgcctgctttacaGAGAATggatgttctctcacagacacccacagttcaggcttccgcacaggttgcctaactgaactagaatgagaatcccctcaggcttccacacaggttgccagTCTAAACCAGAATTAATGTTCTCTCTCAGAAATACaaagacactctcaggctgcccatagcttgcctgtctaaaccagaatgctccttttctctctgctcagtaactaaaaactacaGTTCACTCCGCCCCTAGAGCACTGCTACTGTCAAATCAGATTTCACTGCAGTCGCacttctcaactccacccacactctcagtcatcaaccaatcatctcactcactcaccagcctctttcaaccccactcttcatctgtatcacaccaagcatttcaagaaacacacacaaaatcattACACCACTTAATaacataggacttacttctgtgtAGACCATTTTAGGATTACTCCCTAAAAATGGTTTCCAATAGAATAATCTAGAGAAGTGCATTTACCTTGCCTTTCAAAGCTATCAGTCTACCTCATTCCACCCAGTTAGTCTGTTGTTAAACATCAGTAGGATTTCATAGATTCTTTCTCACTAtaggtggtttgacattggttgtctaatcgtagaggacccaatACATGGTATTCATCTTGAAACATTTACACAAGCAACACCAGTGCCTCTGGAATATGTACAGCAGGTGAGTTTAATCTTCAGAGAGTGAGATCTTCCAAGAACTGTGAACCAAGAACTCAAGACTTTGGAGTTCTGCAGCACTTCTGGTATTTCCTGCCATAAAATTAGCAGATTCTTTTTCATTATGTATGTAAACAAAATGTGAATGAGATTTCTGTACAGGCCTCTTGGTAAATCTACATAATATTTAAAAGGTGACATATAATgggtaaaaataattaaaactctGTTTAAAATGTTCAGAAAATAGAAGTACAATAGCCTTGCAAATCTGATAACTTTAATTTGGCTTTTATGAGCAGCTAATATCAATATCTGGAATATATGAGAAGCAATAgccttttaaaaacttatttaGGATTAAAATAATAAGAATTAACTTACTTACACTGAAATCAAATGCAGGAAGATGAAATCAGCCACACTGGTATGCCCAAAATAAAGATGAATTTGTGCTACTTTACAGCCTTAGGGTATTTACTTCTGTTCTCATACTATTCTTcttaaattattttgcaggctCAAAGTCTAACTCCTCAGGATTATAACCTAAGATGGTCAGGATTACTGGTGACGGTGGGTGAAGTGCTAGAAAGGAACTTGCTGCATGTCAACAGGACAGACTGGCATGTTGCATTCACTGGCATGTCCCGTCGACAGATGATCTATAGTGCAGCCAAAGCTATAGCAGGAATGTACAAACAACGTTTGCCACCGAGGACCATTTGaaagagggtggggggggggaaacccctctGAATAttgaagaagaataattcctCAGATAGGTTTTGAAAGAAACTATTTTGTCCTCTGCTATTCAGCAGTCCTCTACAGATGCACCTCAGCTTTGTACTTTACATAtataaactgtaaaaaaaaattgtttcattttaaaaagtgaaggtATCCTTTGGAAAATGAAAGTGAAAAATTCTCAATCCATTCacatgactaacagtgcaatcctaaatcgagttacatctttctaagcccattgaagtcagtaggcttataagggtgcaactctgcataggattgcactataaataacTTCCCAAACATAGGGAAGAACCAGCAGGCATTTTATAGCAGAGCCAAAGAACACTATGTATGAAAATAAAATCAATGAGATGCATTTAAACACTAAAATATGTGTGATGATACATTGTGTTTGTTTTATAAGAAGGGTATTAGTGTGTAATTATTGCTATGGTAATACCCAATCAGAATAAGTGTGGAATGCAAAAATAACCAATCTCTTGTATTTTGCAGTACTTGGCAAGATGTATGCAGATGTATACATTGATTATTGGACTTCCAGCAAGAAGTTTCTCTTTACAGACACCTATTTTAGCACCAGCATGTTAAGAATCATGCAAATtgaatttaaaatttatttctctGCCAAGGAACATATCCCAAACCAGTTAATTAAATATCTGCAGTGAAATGAATCCCCACTCCTATTGTTATAACGATTCTTAAATTATTTTGGCACATGTCATAAGATACTGGGCATTACTATATTGCTGTTGAATAGGTTAAATGCTAGGGCTGAAGTACAGAATAAGCTTATGCTTATTCTATCTTCAGGGTATAAGAAGAAAtgctacctttaaaaaaaattgctctcAAATATCTTTTTAGGCTAGTGACCTTTGAAATTGATGGGATAACAGTGAGACTTAAGTTTCTGTATAATTAATTCACCCATGTTTGTCTGGTAGCTGCTTGATCAAGAACTGTCACAGGCTCTTGTTGGTACATGAGTATTGACAGCAGATTAATCTAGTTAATTACATTTTTGAAGCGTGGTAGACCCTTGCCATTTTAAGTGTTGATTATTTGTCCACCGCAAATATGACCTCATATTCTGTGTTCTGTCTCAGTCTAATTCTGCTCTGATTTGTAAAACTGTTTATGGAAGAGAGTATTTTGATATCCTTGTATTTTTTACAAAGTTCTCTCCTTCTGCCTTACATACGCTCTTCCTCGTTGATACTAAGCTTTATCTTTTATAGCAACTTCACAAAGTAATTTTATACAAAATACTCTTGTTAGCCAGTTCCTTGTATTTCTATCTGttacaataat
This genomic window from Eublepharis macularius isolate TG4126 chromosome 8, MPM_Emac_v1.0, whole genome shotgun sequence contains:
- the PRRC1 gene encoding protein PRRC1, which codes for MMEESGIETTPPGTPPPSTVGAAAVTPAPISLATSLPPPNLSSPSSFPPQTFSPPLQSTMSSLPSMVSPAPLPFVPSAPVSTGTPLTIHNLPSGTPPITSAFGSSISHFTPPPPPLSSTPGLALSAPPTGPPISGFSVGSTYDITKGHAGRAPQTPLMPSFSAPPVTGAMANSVTQQTSTPPSLASGSGTGSAITFPEEREDPRVAGMPMETSAGGLWGFIKGVAGNPVVKSVLDKTKHSVESMITTLDPGMAPYIKSGGELDIVVTSAKEVKVAAVRDAFQEVFGMATVTGEAGQSNIAPQPVGYAAGLKGAQERIDSLRRTGVIHEKQPAVSVENFIAELLPDKWFDIGCLIVEDPIHGIHLETFTQATPVPLEYVQQAQSLTPQDYNLRWSGLLVTVGEVLERNLLHVNRTDWHVAFTGMSRRQMIYSAAKAIAGMYKQRLPPRTI